Genomic DNA from Deltaproteobacteria bacterium:
TCATGATGGGCTGCCATGTATGCACTAAGGCGGGACTGTTCGGCGGGGCTTTCCGGCTCCGTGCAGCACGCGAGGAAGGACGGGCCATCATGGATCAGTCCATGGAACTCCTTGACTTTGTCAGTCTCAAGGAGCGGGCCCACGAGAATTCCTCCGGACTTCCTTTCGGGCTTCAGCGCTATTTGGAGATTGCAAGGGCCCTTGCCACCGAGCCCAAACTCCTGTTGCTGGATGAACCAGCTTCGGGTCTTGACCCGAGTGAAAGCCAAGCCTTGTGTAATCTGATCCTGAAGATAAGGGAAAGTGGAATAACCGTTTTGCTGGTAGAACACAATATGGAAGTCGCAATGGAAATATCAGACGAGATTGTGGTTCTCAACTACGGAACAAATATCGCGGAAGGCACCCCGCGGCAAATTCAGGACAATCCTGAAGTGGTCTCAGCTTATCTGGGGGATTAGTTGTGTGCTAAGGATTAAGAATCTTCACACCTATTATGGTCGAATCAAGGCCCTGGACAATGTGTCACTCCATGTCCAGGCCGGGGAGATTGTCTCCCTGATCGGCGCCAATGGTGCGGGCAAAACAACCATCTTGAACACGGTTTCCGGGGTCATCTCCTGTACGCAGGGTGAAATCTATTTCGAGGACAGCAAGATCAACGGCCTTCCTCCTGAGAAAGTGGTAGCTGCCGGCATAAGCCAGGTGCCTGAAGGACGACAGATCTTTGCCCCCTTGACGGTCTTTGAGAACTTACAACTCGGAGCCTACCTGCGCTACAAAAAAAAAGAAAAAGGGGCCATTGAAGAGGACCTGGAGTGGATTTTTGAGCTCTTCCCAAGGCTGAAGGAACGCATCAAGCAGATTTCCGGCACTCTCTCGGGAGGTGAACAGCAGATGCTTGCCATCGGCCGGGCCCTTATGGCTCGGCCAAAACTCCTGCTTCTGGATGAGCCTTCCATGGGTCTTGCCCCCCTGGTAGTGAAGGATATCATGAGCACGATCTCCAGACTCCGGAACAGTGGGGTGACCATTCTAATTGTGGAACAAAACGCTCGGGCATCTCTGAAAATCTCAGACAGGGGTTATGTCCTGGAAGCAGGCAGGGTCATCCTGCAGGGAAGCTCGGATGATCTCCTAAATGATAGCGATGTCAAAAGGGCCTATCTTGGAAAGGATTACAAGACATTTTGGGAGGGGAGGGATAAGGCTTGAGCTTCTGGAATGGTGAAAATGAGCATATGAAGAGGGAAGACCTCGAACAGGTTCAACTGGAACGGCTGCAGAGCACCCTGAATCGGGCATACAAGAATGTCCCGTTCTACAGAACGCAGTTTGACTTACTGGGAATCCATCCGAATGCCGTTGCTTCCGTACTAGACATTGCAAGACTGCCGTTTACAACCCGAAAGGATCTGGGTGACAATTACCCTTACGGTCTATTTGCCGTTCCTCTTCGAGATATTGTCCGGATCAGTCCTTCAGCAGGAACCACGGTCAAACCGATGGTTGTTGGCCACACAAGGGGTGACCTCAAAGTGAGGGACACCATTACAGCTCGCTTTCTGGCAGCAGGAGGGGTTGTTGACACGGATGTCGTGCAAATTTGCCTAAATCCCGGGTTGTCAAGTTGGGGGAGAGCCTTAAAAGAGGGCGCTGAAAATATCGGCGCTTCGGTCATGCCCGTGTCCCACATGAGCACATCCAAACAACTTATGGCCATGGAGGACTATAAGACCTCGGTACTGCTTACTACGCCTTCTTATGCCATGCACATTCTGGGGGCTATGGAGAGTATCGGCATGGATGCAAGCAGACTGGCCCTGAAGGCTATTCTGGTCATTGGGGAGACGTTGACCCAGGATATTCGGGACACGCTGCAATCATCTTTTGACGTTGACGTGACGGCAGGATACGGGCCAAGCGATGTGATGGGGCCCGGAATTGCCTTTGAGTGTCATAAAAAGAATGGCCTTCACATCAACGAGGACCATTTTGTGTTGGAGATAGTCGATCCTGACAGTGGAGACTTACGCCCGCCTGGTGAGGAAGGAGAGATGGTGTTGACCACGCTTACAGCCAAGGCCTTTCCCCTTATCCGCTTCCGCACCGGGGACCTTTCTTATACCATTGAGGAGCCTTGCCTCTGTGGCCGGACCTTTGTCCGCATATCCGGAGTCACAGGACACGCGGGAGAAGTGCTCACGATCCGTGGAGTGAAGGTGCATCCCGCACAGGTCGAACGAACACTAAAAACCATTTCAAGAACCGCTCCTCCACGTTTCTTAATCCACCTATACCGGGAAAATCATCTGGATATGGTTGAAATATTGCTGGAAATGAGTGACACTATCTTTTCAGATGAAGTAAAGGTCGTTGAAAACGTACTAAAACACTTGCGACGGCAGATGCTTCAGATGCTCGGGCTTGAGGTGACAATAAGACTGATGGAGGCTGCAACCCTGGACCAGTATGGCTTGCCGTCTGGCGGGGTTATTGACGATAGATAGAATAGAAGTGAGCTAAAGAGCCTAACCCGGATAGACCGGAACTTCACTTTCAAGCGGCGAAGCCGCGTTTCATAAAATCGAGGAGCGATTTTATCCCTTGTTACGTCTCAAAAGCGTCCAAACATACTACGGCAATATTCGTGTCCTTAAGGGAGTATCGCTTCACGTGCGTCCAGGAGAGCTTGTAGCCCTCATCGGCGCTAATGGCGCCGGAAAGACCACCACTCTGAAAACCATCTCCGGACTTGTCAAGCCCGGCAAGGGGACGGTAGGATTTCTAGGGGCTGATATTGCCGGTCTTGCACCGAACAAAATCGTCAGGAAAGGACTTTCTCATGTCCCCGAAGGACGTCAGGTATTTGCCAAGATGACGGTCTGGGCAAATCTGGAGTTGGGGGGATATCTCCTGAAGGATCGTGATGCCCTGAAAACCAGGATCAGAAGTTTCGAGGCTCTGTTCCCCATATTACGTGAACGTAAGGATCAACTGGCAGGCACGCTTTCCGGTGGGGAACAACAGATGCTTGCCATTGGGCGGGCTCTTATGGGGCAACCGAAACTCCTGCTTTTGGATGAGCCTTCCCTAGGCCTTGCCCCCATTATGGCACATAGTGTTTTTAAGTTCATTGCCCGGCTGAGGGACGAGGGGACGACAATCCTGTTGGTGGAACAAAATGCCCGTGCAGCGCTTAATATCTCTGATCGGGCTTATGTGATGGAGACCGGAAAGATCATTATGGAGGGATCATCAGAGGAACTGTTGAATCACAACCAGATTAAACGGGCCTACCTGGGAAAGGGATATCAGGAGGTGTGGGAATAGCCGGTCATTAGTCACTGGTCATTGGAGTCATTGGTAGTCATTTGTTTCCTGCTGGAATTAATGCGGACCTGATGACCAACGACAGACGGCAGGGAGTTATTATGGTAGTGTGGAATGAGTGTTACGAATGCATGTCGCGTGATGAACGGGAACAGCTTCAACTGGAGCGCCTGCAGGCCACTTTGAACCGCGTCTATCGCAATGTGAGTTTTTACAAGAAGTCTTTCGATGCAATAGGCTTTGTGCCGGAAGATCTTGATGACCTGGGATCACTGTCCCGGCTCCCTTTTACTTCTCGCCAGGATCTCAGTGTGGCCTACCCCTATGAGATGTTTGCCGTGCCTTTAAGAGAAGTCGTGCGCATCCATTCTTCTTCAGGTACTTCCGAGAACCCCAGCATTGTCGGATATACGGCAAACGATCTTAAGCGTTGGGGTGATCTGGTCGCCCGATTGCTCACGGCTGCCGGCGTGACACGAGAGGACGTGGTTCAAATTGCCTTTAACTATGGCCTTTTCACAGGGGCCTTTGGACTCCACTGCGGGGCGGAGAGGATCGGCGCTTCAGTGGTTCCATCTTCGGTGGGCAACACCCGACGTCAGGTAAGAATCTTGAAAGATTATAGAACCACGACCCTTGTGTGCACACCGGGCTATGCATTGAGGATTGCCGAGGTCATGGAGGAGACCGATGTTGATCCCAAGACGCTGGCTCTGAAACTAGGGTTGTTTGGCGGAGAGCCTTGGGACGATGGGGTTCGTGAGGCCATTGAAGAGAGGCTTTACATCAAAGCTTATGACAACTATGGCTTGAGTGAGGTCATTGGTCCGGGTGTTGCCGGCGAGTGCCCCCACAGAGCAGGCATGCATGTGTCTGAGGACCATTTCATACCCGAGATCATTGACCCTGATACATGCGAGGTCCTTCCGAATGGAACCACTGGCGAACTGGTCTTGACTACAATCACCAAAGAGGCCTTCCCTGTGATTCGCTTTCGAACAGGCGACTTGACCTCATTGGACGATTCCCCTTGCCCCTGCGGTCGTACCCTGGCCAGGATATCGAAGATCTCAGGCCGTTGCGATGACATTGTCATAGTAAAAGGGGTCAACATATATCCTAGAGGGGTGGGCGAAATACTCAAGGTTGTGACAGGTGTAGAGCCTGCATTCCAGCTAGTTGTGGGCAAGAAAAACCATCAGGATTTTCTGGTCATTCGCATCGAAGTCTCTGAAGCGATATTTTTTGACAAAATGGAAAAACAACGTTCAATGGTGGATCGACTTCGCAAAAAGGTCAGAGACACCTTGGGGATTACGCCACATATTTGGCTTGTGGAGGCAGGATCGATCCTGCGCCACGAGGAGACTGCGCCCATGGTGGTAGATAGGAGAAAGCGATCACACTCATGACTCATTTTGCCATTTTGCATACCTACGCAAGGACACTACTTGCAAGCACCCTTGTCATCATCGTTCTAGTCTTCGGGTGCACGAGCAAAGCAGAAAAGAACGAACTTGCCTCTGGTCGCGCGCCTGACTTTGCCCTCAAAAACCTCAACGGGAATACCATACGCCTGGAGAACCTAAGAGGCAAAGTGGTCCTTTTAAACTTCTTTGCCACGTGGTGCCCACCATGCCGCCAGGAAATCCCTGATTTTGTCAGGCTATACAAGAAGTACAAAGATCAGGGCTTAGAAATTGTCGGCATCTCACTTGACATGGAAGGAGCCTCCCTGCTGATTCCCTTTGTGAGACAATACGGCATCAATTATCCAATTGTGCTGGGTACCAGGAATGTGGTTGAGGATTATGGAGACGTCACGGGAATTCCCACCAGCTTTTTCATTGACCGCAATGGCAACGTTGCCGGACATTTCATAGGGGTGCGCCCGGCCCGCATGTTGGAAAAGACGGTGCTGGAACTCTTAAGCAAGAAGGGCTAGCGACAAGCGATGAGATCCAAAGATCAGAATCAAAACGCTCTTGGCGCTTTTGATATGGGCCACGCCTATCGGCTCGGGCAAGACCCGGCTGCAGATGCCTGGTACACATCATTTTTCATAGAAAATCACCTCGACCATTATGCTTTCCCAGATCACGTAGCCACCCCGGAGCAGGTTCGTTTCATGGTCTTTACTGAGGCCAATGAGCGCTACTATCCCTGTTCGGATCAGATGTTCTGGACGATTATGAAAAGGGAAAGCACGCCGTTCTTGCAGGAAAAATACGAGGAGGCTCTCCGCAATGTCCTTAACCTGGTGGAACGTCAGATCGAGGATGAGTGGGAGAAGGCTTATTTAGGGGCACTCATCAAGACCAAGTACCAACACGAAACACGGGACGGCATAATGATCCCATCCCGTCTGGAAAAGCGTCTGTTCAATATCTACTGCAATCGCACTCAAATAGAGGACCCGTGCCTGTGTGAAAAAGCTGAGCGCAACAAGCGGGCCTCACAAGAGCTTAACTCCGAGGCATTTCAGCGGGCCTTGGACAGCGTTGACGATTCGGTTCTCCTTTCCTCACCCGTTGGCCTTGAACAGATCAAGGAACGGGCGGACTATCTAAAGCTGCGCCGCCTTTTTGCTCTTTCCGTCGAAAGCGCTCTTTGGGAGTCTGATGAGATGTCCCAATACACGGTGGATGATTACCTGAGGCTCTTTAGCCGGCCCATGAGAGGAAACGGTGTGGAGCAACTGTGGCGGTTTCTGGAAATTCGCAAGGATATCAACGCCTCAACTGAAATCCGGCCAAAGAAGATCCTATGGCTCGCCAATGAAGCAGGAGAGGTGATGGTGGACCTGGTCATTATACGATATATGGCAAGGCTGGGGCACAAGATAATCATCGCCTTTAAGGACGGCCCGTTGTTCACCAAGGTCGACTTTTCCGATGCCCGGGGAGACGAGAGACTTTTTGAACAGTTGGAGAGCGCCCTTTTGATCGAGGAAAACAGACTGGGGAAAAACGAATTGGTCAATATCTTGAAAAGTGACAAATCTGTCATGGCCGTTTCAGATGGCACGCGTGAAAACCTGAACTTCCTCCTGGCGTCCACCACTCTTGCTCGGGTCTTCAAAGAAGTAGACGGTGTCATTTCAAAGGGCACTGAGCAGAGACGCAGGCTTTTCGACACGCACTTCCAGTTTACCCAGGACATTTACAGCATTGCAAAGGATGAAACCGGGCACCCTTCAATCTCCTTTAGGGCCAGACACCCTGCGGTCATCAAGTTCACACTTAAGGACCTTGAAGAAAAGGCGCAAGCGATAATCTCCCGCATACAAAGGGCCAAAGAGCAGGGCATGACCGTGGTGTTTTACAGTGGCATAATCGGTTCTATCCCCGGCAAGGAGGCCATAGCAAAAAAAATCATGTCAACCTACGTTCAATACATTAAAGACCAGTCTGCGAAAACCTTTATCATCAATCCCGCAGAGCATTCCGAACCGGGAATGGATGCCGATGATCTGATGTTCATGTGGGAAATCGTTCAGCGAAGCGGACTTATCGACATATGGAGGTTTCAGACATACGATGATATCACAAGGGCTTTTCGACTGATGGAAACCAAGGTTCCTCCTGAGTGGGTTGGCAAGGATGCTACATTCAGCACGGGTTGCACCAAGGAGATGAAAATTGCCCTTGATGTTCAGAATGAACACCCTGAAATGCAGATCATAGGACCGTCGCAGGAGAAGTTTTTGAGGCGGGACGAGTACGGAATCGGAAAGATGTATGATCGGCGATTGAAGGAGATCTGTGCACCCTAAGGGGATCAAAGAGCATGTACGGGTTTTACGGCAGGATCCTGATAGTAGACCTAACACATCTGGCCTTTTCTGTTGAGAGCGCCGATGAGGACGTTTTTCAGGGATTTTTGGGGGGAAAGGGGCTTTCATCCTGTCTTCTGGCCAAGCTGAACCCTCCCAAGGTAGATCCTTTCAGTCCGGATAATCACCTGATCTTTGCCACAGGACCTGTGTGCGGGAGTCTGGTCTGGGGTTCATCCAGGTACGGGGTTTTTACCAAGTCTCCCCAGACGGGCTTTTATTCCGAATCGTATGCCGGGGGGCGCGTGCCGGAGGCCGTTGATGGGGCAGGATATGATGCTGTCATCATCAAGGGGACAAGCGCTAAGCCCGTTGTCGTGGTTGTCCGTCCGGATGGGGCAGTATTCGAAGAAGCCGGTGACATGTGGGGAATGGATACCCGCCAGGCTGAAAGAGAGGCCCTCAAACGATTCGGCGCAAACGGCAGGCAGAGGAAAAGTCGTGCCGGCGCCGTGGTGATAGGCCCCGCCGGAGAAAACCAGGTCTGTTTTTCTGTCATAGAGAACGACTACTGGCGTTCGGCCGGCCGGACCGGCGCGGGCGCCGTCATGGGAAGCAAAAGACTCAAAGCCATTGTATTTCAAGGAAATTGCAGGAGGAAGCTGGCTGATAGCAGCGCCGTGAAGGCGCTTGCCAAGTATTTGGCCGAAGAGGCCAAAGGACATCCGCAAGTTGCCGCATACAAAAGCATGGGCACGCCCATGATGGTTAAGACCATGAACGAGGCAGGTGGGTTTCCTACCCGCTACTGGTCAGAAGGAACCTTTGAAAAGTGGCCGTCTATCAGCGCCGATTCCCTCCACGCCCGGTGTGAGGTCAGACCCCGGGCCTGTCTCAAGTGTTTTATCGCCTGCGGCC
This window encodes:
- a CDS encoding ABC transporter ATP-binding protein codes for the protein MNNILEIDNVRKSFGGLTALANVSFSVSEGQIKSLIGPNGAGKTTLYNIVTGIHRVDEGAVWFLGDRIDGLKPHVICRKGIARTFQNVELFENMSVIENVMMGCHVCTKAGLFGGAFRLRAAREEGRAIMDQSMELLDFVSLKERAHENSSGLPFGLQRYLEIARALATEPKLLLLDEPASGLDPSESQALCNLILKIRESGITVLLVEHNMEVAMEISDEIVVLNYGTNIAEGTPRQIQDNPEVVSAYLGD
- a CDS encoding ABC transporter ATP-binding protein, which codes for MLRIKNLHTYYGRIKALDNVSLHVQAGEIVSLIGANGAGKTTILNTVSGVISCTQGEIYFEDSKINGLPPEKVVAAGISQVPEGRQIFAPLTVFENLQLGAYLRYKKKEKGAIEEDLEWIFELFPRLKERIKQISGTLSGGEQQMLAIGRALMARPKLLLLDEPSMGLAPLVVKDIMSTISRLRNSGVTILIVEQNARASLKISDRGYVLEAGRVILQGSSDDLLNDSDVKRAYLGKDYKTFWEGRDKA
- a CDS encoding AMP-binding protein, which gives rise to MKREDLEQVQLERLQSTLNRAYKNVPFYRTQFDLLGIHPNAVASVLDIARLPFTTRKDLGDNYPYGLFAVPLRDIVRISPSAGTTVKPMVVGHTRGDLKVRDTITARFLAAGGVVDTDVVQICLNPGLSSWGRALKEGAENIGASVMPVSHMSTSKQLMAMEDYKTSVLLTTPSYAMHILGAMESIGMDASRLALKAILVIGETLTQDIRDTLQSSFDVDVTAGYGPSDVMGPGIAFECHKKNGLHINEDHFVLEIVDPDSGDLRPPGEEGEMVLTTLTAKAFPLIRFRTGDLSYTIEEPCLCGRTFVRISGVTGHAGEVLTIRGVKVHPAQVERTLKTISRTAPPRFLIHLYRENHLDMVEILLEMSDTIFSDEVKVVENVLKHLRRQMLQMLGLEVTIRLMEAATLDQYGLPSGGVIDDR
- a CDS encoding ABC transporter ATP-binding protein encodes the protein MLRLKSVQTYYGNIRVLKGVSLHVRPGELVALIGANGAGKTTTLKTISGLVKPGKGTVGFLGADIAGLAPNKIVRKGLSHVPEGRQVFAKMTVWANLELGGYLLKDRDALKTRIRSFEALFPILRERKDQLAGTLSGGEQQMLAIGRALMGQPKLLLLDEPSLGLAPIMAHSVFKFIARLRDEGTTILLVEQNARAALNISDRAYVMETGKIIMEGSSEELLNHNQIKRAYLGKGYQEVWE
- a CDS encoding phenylacetate--CoA ligase, translating into MVVWNECYECMSRDEREQLQLERLQATLNRVYRNVSFYKKSFDAIGFVPEDLDDLGSLSRLPFTSRQDLSVAYPYEMFAVPLREVVRIHSSSGTSENPSIVGYTANDLKRWGDLVARLLTAAGVTREDVVQIAFNYGLFTGAFGLHCGAERIGASVVPSSVGNTRRQVRILKDYRTTTLVCTPGYALRIAEVMEETDVDPKTLALKLGLFGGEPWDDGVREAIEERLYIKAYDNYGLSEVIGPGVAGECPHRAGMHVSEDHFIPEIIDPDTCEVLPNGTTGELVLTTITKEAFPVIRFRTGDLTSLDDSPCPCGRTLARISKISGRCDDIVIVKGVNIYPRGVGEILKVVTGVEPAFQLVVGKKNHQDFLVIRIEVSEAIFFDKMEKQRSMVDRLRKKVRDTLGITPHIWLVEAGSILRHEETAPMVVDRRKRSHS
- a CDS encoding TlpA family protein disulfide reductase, producing the protein MTHFAILHTYARTLLASTLVIIVLVFGCTSKAEKNELASGRAPDFALKNLNGNTIRLENLRGKVVLLNFFATWCPPCRQEIPDFVRLYKKYKDQGLEIVGISLDMEGASLLIPFVRQYGINYPIVLGTRNVVEDYGDVTGIPTSFFIDRNGNVAGHFIGVRPARMLEKTVLELLSKKG
- a CDS encoding aldehyde ferredoxin oxidoreductase family protein, which translates into the protein MYGFYGRILIVDLTHLAFSVESADEDVFQGFLGGKGLSSCLLAKLNPPKVDPFSPDNHLIFATGPVCGSLVWGSSRYGVFTKSPQTGFYSESYAGGRVPEAVDGAGYDAVIIKGTSAKPVVVVVRPDGAVFEEAGDMWGMDTRQAEREALKRFGANGRQRKSRAGAVVIGPAGENQVCFSVIENDYWRSAGRTGAGAVMGSKRLKAIVFQGNCRRKLADSSAVKALAKYLAEEAKGHPQVAAYKSMGTPMMVKTMNEAGGFPTRYWSEGTFEKWPSISADSLHARCEVRPRACLKCFIACGRMTTVRKGRHAGLKLEGPEYETIYAFGGLCAIDSIEEIIYLNDICDRLGMDTISAGNLCGLAIEAARREKIDYPVNYGKADAIAGLLKKIAYREGIGDLLAMGIRTAAREWGLEEIAIHVKGLEPAGYDPRVLKGMGLAYATSDRGACHLRATIFKAELTGMIAPDAIEGKADMFVDFEDRHNLFDALILCRFYRDLYPWEFLCEIVEGATGLKADQAMLQAISANISNVVRRFNLREGLRREDDRLPGRLHKEALATGRHMDEADLEKMVGDYYRLRGWDEQGCPE